CCCTGCCGAGGGGACGGGTCCGGTGACCGGCGACATCAGGAGCCACATCTTCCGGATCGACATGACCCAGACCGACCAGTTCACATCGGACGGGAAGTTCGCCTTCCCCTACATCACCAAGGAATTCGCCTGCCTCACCTGCCACAACGGCGTTACCGCCAGCGATCATTCGAATATCGACGAGACGGACTTCGTCTTTCACGAGCCCCCGAGCACGACCGCTGCATACATCGGCACCCATCACTGCCAGACCTGCCATCCGACCATCTACAGCTCCTTCATCGAGTCGGGGCACAACTTCAAGCTGAACAAGATCGAAGGCGGTGCGGAGCCGACCTACCCCGTCTTCACACCGGGGATAACCGGTGCCCTCGCCCTGATCGACGACGACGACACGGAGTCAGGAGACCCGAAGGCGGGGACGGACAATACCCTCGGGACACCCGCAAGCTACTCTGACGTCTCCTACGTGATCGGCGGCTACAACTGGAAGGCCCGGTTCGTCGACGCCGACGGTTACATCGTCACCGGCACCAAGGTCCAGTACAACCTCGAAACCGGAGCGATGGGTGGCTACCACAACAATGAAACCGATAAACCCTACAACTGCGGCAACTGCCACACCACGGGATGGAAGCACTTCGACGCTGCGAACAACCAGAGCCGTCAGGGCGGCCTCGCCGGAATGGATGGCACGTGGATGATGGAGGGCGTCCAGTGCGAGTCGTGTCACGGTGCCGCATCGCTCCACGTCAACAGCGGAAATAAGGATGACATTACACGGGTCGCAACAGCCAGGACAACGGCAGACTTTTTGGCCCCCGATATGGCCTTCGGCCTGCCGGTAGCCTGCAGCGAGTGCCACACCCGGGACGGTGAGAAGGATGATCCGAGCTACACGAGCGCATTCACCACGGCCAGTGGGCTCGATATCCCGGGCGGTAGGATCGCCGCCGTTGGAAACCTGATCCGGCATCACGAGCAGTTCGATGAGCTCCTCGGCGTCGATCCCGATACACCGGCCGCGGGTTCCACCAGATCAGGTGCCTTCAGCACCGCCAAGCTGGGCTGCACCGGCTGCCACGATCCTCACAAGACATCGGTTTACGATTCTGACACCGACGGAATGCTCGACGGCGTCGACAACTCGAACGCCGGCTGCCTCACCGCGGGATGTCACGACGCTTCAACCTACGACCCGGTCAATGCGAACACAATTAATATGACTGGGCTCAACTGCATCGACTGCCACATGCCGTTCCTGGCGAAATCGGCGATCTCGGTCCCTGCCGAGGGGACGGGTCCGGTGACCGGCGACATCAGGAGCCACATCTTCCGGATCGACATGACCCAGACCGACCAGTTCACATCGGACGGGAAGTTCGCCTACCCCTACCTGACCAAGGCGTTCGCCTGCCTCACCTGCCACAACGGCGTGGATGCCTCCGATCGTTCGGGTCAGGACGACACGAACTACGTCTTCCATCCTGCTGCTCCTTGAGCCCCCTCTCAGCCACATGCGAGCCTGAAACCCCCGGGTTTCCCCGGGGGTTTTTTATTCTTCCCTCGAGGAGTCGTGACATGCCGTTTCCATGACCGTGCCCTGGTTCTCATTCCCCCCGACCATATCGATCCGAAATTACAGGCAAAAAAAGACTTGAACGAAGTCAACGACTCGATTAACATTCATGAAAGTCATCCCTTCAACTCATGAGAAGACGAAATGGATGTCGTTAAGCTCGTCAGGAAGTTCCTGCTCATCGCCCTTTCCCTGTGTGTGGCGATCTCCACCGGCTGCGAGAGAGATGAGAAAATAACTCCCAAGGCGGCAAAAGCGGCTGGAAAGATGGAGGCAACAGCGACTGTCACGATAGGGTTGATTCCCGAGCACAACATATTCAGGCAGATGGAGCGATTCAAACCGCTCGCCAAATACCTCGCAGAGCGCACGGGTTTGAAAATAGAGCTGAAGATCCTCTCCCGCTACGGAAACATCATCTCGAATTTCGTCTCCATGAACCTGGACGGGGCATTCTTCGGGAGCTTCACCTACACCCTCGCTCATTCGAAGATCGGTCTCGAGGTCATGGCGAGGCCGGAAAGCCCCGAGGGCACGTCGACATATTACGGATTGCTCTTCGTAAGGAAGGACAGCGGCCTAAAAGAGGGAAGGGACATGCGGGGCAAGCGGTTCGCCTTCGTGGACAAGGCGACGACGGCGGGATACCTCCTCCCCCTCGATTACTTCAAGAGCCAGGGAATCAACGACTACAAGGCCTATTTCAGCGAGACCTATTTTACGGGGACCCACGAGAACGCCATCTACGACGTATTGAACAAAAAGGCGGACGTGGGGGCGGCGAAAAACACCGTTTTCTACCGGATCGCCAAGGAAGACCCCCGGATCCTCAAGGAGCTCGCGATACTCTTTCGGTCCCCCGATGTGCCCGAAAATGCCCTCGCCCTGAGAAAAGACCTCCCCGATACGGTCAAACAGAGGATAAAATCCGCCCTGCTCGCGATGAGCGACGACCCGGAAGGCGCAAGGGTCCTGGGTAGCTTCGGGGCCGGTCGGTTCATCGAAACCACGGACCAGGACTATGCCGCCGTCTTCACCTACGCCGAAAAGATCGGGCTGGACCTGGCCACCCACGACTACATTAACGATTAATGAGAAAACGCATACTCATAGCGGTTGCACTGTTCTCCCTCCTCTCCATCCTGGGTGGCCTCTACATCATCCACTCCCTGTCCCGGGCCACCGCCATACAGGGCAACCTGATCACCCTTCACCAGGTGGAAATACTGCGGGAGCACCTGCTCATCCAGATCAAGAAGGTCCAGGGGGATCTGACCCTCAAGGGGACGCGGCACGAACGGGACATCGAGACCCTGACGAACCACGTGCACACCATGAGCACGGTAATCGACTCCTGCTTCGGCTGCCATCACAATGAAGCAACGAAAAGCAAACTGGAGAGCCTGCACGGGAGGATCGATGAATACAAGCTTGCGCTGAGCCGCGTCTTCACCATCAAGGCGAACAGTGCCCTCCTGGAGAGGGATAAGGACGCCGCATTCTCGATAGGGCGGAGCCTGATCGACGACCTCAACGCGATGCTCGCTTTTACCTCCATGAAGCTCGAGGAGAGGACCCAGGCCGCCCTCACGGAGATAAAGCGCACAAAGAGCGTGATCGCCCTTTTCATCCTCACCGGGCCCCTCCTGGCAGTGGGGCTTGCCCTCCTGCTCTTCAAGAGGTTCTCCGATCCCATATCGAGCCTCCTCGATGCGACGAGGAAGCTGAAATCGGGCGACCTGGATCACCGGGTGAAAGGCCTGAAGGACGAGTTCGGAGAGGTTGCCGCGTCGTTCAACGAGATGGCCGGGTCCCTGAAAGAGCAGATGAAGAGCATGCAGCGGGCGGAACAGCTGGTGGTCATCGGGGAAATGGCCACGGGGCTTGCCCACGAGATAAAAAACCCGCTGGCGGGTATCAAGGCATCCATAGAAATCCTGAGCGGCGAACTCGATCTGAAACAGGAGGACCAGGAGGTCCTGACCAGGATCATCGAAGAGATCAAGAAGATAGAGACCCTTCTCAGATCCCTGCTCAACTACGCGCGGCCCCCCAGCCCCCAGATCGATCTGGTCAGAATAGACCACATACTCACCAGGTCACTGACCAGCGCCCGGTATTCCGTCAAAGGCCTCTTGCCCCGGCTGGACAAGCCTCACGCCGTTACTTTCGAAAAAAATTTCGACGGGAATCTCCCCGCGATCCTGGCCGACCCCGCGCAGCTCGAGCAGGTGTTTCTCAACCTCCTGCTCAACGCCGCGGAAGCGATGCCGGAAGGGGGAACGGTAACGATGATCGCCTCCTACGACATCGGGATGGATGCCGTTTCCATAGAAGTCTCCGATACGGGCCGCGGGATTGAAGACAAAGACATCGACAAAATATTCAACCCCTTCTATACTACGAAGCCCAGAGGCACCGGGCTGGGGCTTGCCATCTGCAAGAGGCTCATCGAGCAGCAGGGCGGGAGCATAAGCGCGGAGAACAACCCGGGCGGCGGGGCGCGCTTCACCGTCACCATCCCGGTCAACCAGGATCCCGAGGTGCAAAGCCGATGAAGAGCAAAGGCAGGGTCTTTATCCTCGACGACGACGAGCTGATCGTCACCATGATAGCGCGGTCACTGAAAAAATCTGGCTTCCAAGTCCAGTCCGAGACGACAACGGAAAATATCATCGACAAGATCGCCGAGTCCTATCCCGACGTGATCCTCCTGGACATAAGCCTGCCCGGCTTGAGCGGGATGGAGATCCTCGAAAAGATCCACGAAAAGGGCATCGACACCCAGGTGGTGATGCTCACGGCCGACGACACGGCGGAGACGGCGATTAAGGCCATGAAGCTCGGCGCGGCGGACTACCTCACCAAACCGTTCAACATGGAGGAGATGACGATAATCCTGAACAAGATCATCGAGAAGGAGCG
The genomic region above belongs to Deltaproteobacteria bacterium and contains:
- the phnD gene encoding phosphate/phosphite/phosphonate ABC transporter substrate-binding protein, producing the protein MDVVKLVRKFLLIALSLCVAISTGCERDEKITPKAAKAAGKMEATATVTIGLIPEHNIFRQMERFKPLAKYLAERTGLKIELKILSRYGNIISNFVSMNLDGAFFGSFTYTLAHSKIGLEVMARPESPEGTSTYYGLLFVRKDSGLKEGRDMRGKRFAFVDKATTAGYLLPLDYFKSQGINDYKAYFSETYFTGTHENAIYDVLNKKADVGAAKNTVFYRIAKEDPRILKELAILFRSPDVPENALALRKDLPDTVKQRIKSALLAMSDDPEGARVLGSFGAGRFIETTDQDYAAVFTYAEKIGLDLATHDYIND
- a CDS encoding HAMP domain-containing protein; its protein translation is MRKRILIAVALFSLLSILGGLYIIHSLSRATAIQGNLITLHQVEILREHLLIQIKKVQGDLTLKGTRHERDIETLTNHVHTMSTVIDSCFGCHHNEATKSKLESLHGRIDEYKLALSRVFTIKANSALLERDKDAAFSIGRSLIDDLNAMLAFTSMKLEERTQAALTEIKRTKSVIALFILTGPLLAVGLALLLFKRFSDPISSLLDATRKLKSGDLDHRVKGLKDEFGEVAASFNEMAGSLKEQMKSMQRAEQLVVIGEMATGLAHEIKNPLAGIKASIEILSGELDLKQEDQEVLTRIIEEIKKIETLLRSLLNYARPPSPQIDLVRIDHILTRSLTSARYSVKGLLPRLDKPHAVTFEKNFDGNLPAILADPAQLEQVFLNLLLNAAEAMPEGGTVTMIASYDIGMDAVSIEVSDTGRGIEDKDIDKIFNPFYTTKPRGTGLGLAICKRLIEQQGGSISAENNPGGGARFTVTIPVNQDPEVQSR